Proteins from one Crocosphaera sp. UHCC 0190 genomic window:
- a CDS encoding PAS domain S-box protein, with protein sequence MNKRIIQIASTFTILIGTFVLLGWQFDIDLIKFGFPNSPSTMKPNTALCFILAGMALGLLQLELRIKKAKIKRSLNFLSLNLSGLIILISLLTLSEYLWGWNLGIDESLFLDITPSPTTLYPGRMGEGTAFNFLLVGINLLLLRKKAKWADWLAQMLSILMIEIALLAVVAYLFKSDILYQLVARITSTAPHTAITFIVLNIGLLGTCYRQGFMEPLTSPLVGGIMARQLLPWLIVYPILVTWLTFQGQQLELFDAAFGYALGGIVIVPTFIILTWWTARSLNKLESDRQQAEVLMWQLAAIVESSEDAIISKTLEGVILSWNVGAEKLFGYKAEEIIGQSILQLIPETQQQEEGEILAKLKQGVNVKSFETVRQHKDGSLINISLTVSPVKDKQGKIVGASKIARDISFRKQAEKKLQGMQKLQKERQLLETILETILAGYWDWNIRDDHEYLSPTFKKMFGYEDHQLPNTPESWQQMIVPEDLPGVLECFEQHIKSRGQIPYYNEVRYRHRNGSIIWVICSGRVIEWDSKGNPLRMVGCHINISDRKHIEQQLELQDTIVRTMAEGVCLVKAADGTIVYANPKFEQMFGYETGELVGQFVAILNHQTDTMDAQAIGKEIMTRIGTLGEYSYEIYNVKKDSTPFWCRATTSQFQHPEYGIVYVAVHEDITQRKTLEQELAKYQQRIEQELAHSQQLLNAFVASAPVGMCVVNRQLCYTLANEALAEINGISVPDHLGKTPWEIVPDLASTLVEMFQQAFTSGETILEAEVIGKTPKFPGVTRTWLVSNFPILNNVSGNDEPRSENNKETIDRLGVIFTEITERKKAEEQIKASLREKEVLLQEIHHRVKNNLQIVDSLLQLQARRTKEETVDSILLKSRQRIKTITLVHEKLYLSENFAKIDFSDYIHSLTSTLLESYKMSSRQTALTLNIIPIALDINTAVPCGLILNELISNAIKHAFPRDHQGHIWIELHENPPNQLILKVRDNGIGIPKNINLQTTRSLGLTLVQGLVGQLEGNLEIDSDQGTLVTITFPMPSEN encoded by the coding sequence ATGAATAAACGGATTATACAGATTGCGAGTACCTTTACTATTCTAATCGGAACATTCGTTTTGCTTGGATGGCAATTTGACATTGACTTAATAAAGTTCGGTTTTCCTAATAGCCCTTCAACCATGAAACCGAATACTGCTCTATGTTTTATCTTAGCAGGTATGGCCCTGGGACTATTACAGTTAGAATTAAGAATTAAAAAAGCAAAGATTAAAAGATCACTAAATTTTTTGAGCTTAAATCTTTCAGGTTTAATTATTTTAATTTCATTACTCACCCTCAGCGAGTATCTCTGGGGTTGGAATTTGGGGATTGATGAGAGCTTGTTTCTGGATATTACACCATCACCCACCACCCTTTATCCAGGAAGAATGGGAGAAGGCACCGCATTTAACTTCTTGTTAGTGGGGATTAATCTCTTACTGTTGCGAAAAAAAGCGAAATGGGCAGATTGGTTGGCTCAAATGTTGAGTATTTTGATGATTGAGATTGCTTTGCTCGCTGTGGTTGCGTATCTGTTTAAGTCAGATATTCTCTACCAATTAGTAGCACGAATAACTTCCACTGCTCCTCATACGGCGATAACCTTTATTGTCTTGAACATTGGTTTACTGGGAACTTGTTATCGTCAGGGATTTATGGAACCCCTAACTAGCCCATTAGTAGGAGGCATAATGGCAAGGCAGTTATTGCCTTGGTTAATTGTCTATCCCATTTTAGTCACTTGGCTGACATTTCAGGGACAACAATTGGAATTGTTCGATGCTGCTTTTGGTTACGCCCTTGGGGGAATTGTGATAGTGCCGACATTCATTATTTTAACTTGGTGGACAGCGCGATCGCTTAATAAATTAGAATCAGATCGCCAACAGGCAGAAGTTCTTATGTGGCAACTTGCAGCTATCGTAGAATCCTCTGAAGATGCCATTATTAGTAAAACCCTAGAGGGGGTGATTCTGAGTTGGAATGTTGGCGCGGAAAAACTATTTGGTTACAAAGCCGAGGAAATCATTGGTCAATCCATACTTCAGTTAATTCCAGAGACTCAACAGCAAGAAGAAGGGGAAATTCTCGCAAAACTCAAACAAGGAGTCAATGTAAAGTCTTTCGAGACAGTGCGACAACATAAAGATGGCAGCTTAATCAATATTTCTTTGACTGTTTCTCCTGTTAAAGATAAGCAAGGCAAAATCGTTGGTGCATCAAAAATTGCCCGTGATATTAGTTTTCGGAAGCAAGCCGAGAAAAAACTCCAGGGAATGCAAAAGCTACAAAAAGAACGCCAACTTCTTGAAACCATTCTCGAAACCATCTTAGCTGGATACTGGGACTGGAATATTCGAGATGATCACGAATACTTAAGCCCCACTTTTAAGAAAATGTTTGGTTATGAAGACCACCAGTTGCCCAATACTCCAGAGTCTTGGCAGCAAATGATCGTTCCAGAAGATTTACCAGGAGTCTTGGAATGTTTCGAGCAACACATTAAAAGTCGCGGTCAAATTCCCTACTACAACGAGGTAAGATATCGTCATAGGAATGGTTCTATCATTTGGGTGATCTGTTCTGGCCGTGTCATTGAGTGGGATAGCAAAGGAAATCCCCTCCGCATGGTGGGTTGTCACATTAACATTAGCGATCGCAAACACATCGAACAGCAACTTGAACTGCAAGATACAATAGTGAGAACTATGGCAGAAGGGGTGTGTTTAGTGAAAGCAGCAGACGGGACTATCGTCTATGCTAATCCTAAATTTGAGCAGATGTTTGGTTATGAAACAGGGGAATTAGTGGGTCAATTTGTGGCCATTCTTAACCATCAAACGGACACCATGGACGCTCAAGCAATTGGTAAAGAAATTATGACAAGGATTGGGACTTTAGGGGAATACTCTTACGAAATTTATAATGTTAAAAAGGATAGCACCCCCTTCTGGTGTCGGGCAACCACATCTCAGTTTCAACATCCAGAATATGGGATTGTTTATGTAGCAGTGCATGAAGACATCACTCAACGCAAAACCCTAGAACAAGAATTAGCCAAGTATCAGCAACGAATTGAGCAAGAATTGGCTCATAGTCAACAACTGTTGAATGCCTTTGTTGCCAGTGCGCCTGTAGGTATGTGCGTTGTTAATCGTCAATTGTGTTATACCTTAGCTAATGAAGCCCTAGCAGAGATTAACGGTATTTCTGTCCCTGATCATCTAGGCAAAACCCCTTGGGAAATTGTACCTGATCTAGCTTCAACCTTAGTAGAAATGTTTCAACAAGCCTTTACCAGTGGCGAAACTATTTTAGAAGCTGAAGTGATAGGAAAAACACCAAAGTTTCCTGGGGTAACACGAACCTGGTTAGTTTCTAATTTCCCGATTCTTAATAATGTTTCTGGAAATGACGAACCGCGTTCTGAGAACAACAAAGAGACAATTGATCGCTTGGGTGTTATTTTTACAGAAATTACAGAGCGAAAAAAAGCGGAAGAACAAATTAAAGCCTCACTGCGAGAAAAAGAAGTATTGTTGCAAGAAATTCACCATCGTGTTAAGAATAATCTCCAGATAGTAGATAGCTTGCTACAATTACAAGCTCGGCGAACCAAAGAAGAAACAGTGGATAGTATTCTCCTCAAAAGTCGGCAGCGAATTAAGACCATTACCTTAGTTCATGAAAAACTGTATCTCTCGGAAAACTTCGCCAAAATTGATTTTTCTGACTACATCCACAGTTTGACTTCTACCTTATTGGAGTCCTATAAAATGAGTTCTCGTCAAACTGCTTTGACGCTCAATATTATTCCTATTGCCTTAGATATTAACACTGCTGTTCCCTGTGGCTTAATTCTCAATGAATTGATCTCCAATGCAATTAAGCACGCATTCCCTAGAGATCATCAGGGACATATTTGGATAGAGCTTCATGAAAATCCACCGAATCAACTTATCTTGAAGGTTAGGGATAACGGTATAGGTATTCCTAAAAACATCAATCTGCAAACTACTCGCTCTCTAGGATTAACCTTGGTTCAAGGTTTGGTGGGACAATTAGAAGGAAACCTTGAGATTGACAGTGATCAAGGAACCCTCGTTACCATTACTTTTCCCATGCCATCTGAAAATTAA